A section of the Sander vitreus isolate 19-12246 chromosome 19, sanVit1, whole genome shotgun sequence genome encodes:
- the myoz2a gene encoding myozenin-2a isoform X1, whose protein sequence is MNLSFQKSDQFTSIYCIHKLFSLLFVSLCPDTEMDLGKKVNVPKDIMLEELSLTSNRGSRLFKMRQRRSEKYTFESIQNENNQQLNNIVVSQTENGSATDSRSGENNVDVDQSPTVPSDTPDRSMVPNPDSIAPGYGGPLKDIPPEKFNRTAVPKSYHSPWEQAIISDPALADTLNTHMPEPEPQPDLPGYKSFNRVATPFGGFGKAPRPASIKSLQVEPLPDYPELQGDAAVNRPSFNRSALGWVSVGDPVPFPAVSLEPLLIPESEDL, encoded by the exons ATTTATTGTATACACAAGCTCTTTAGTCttttgtttgtctctttgtgtccaGATACAGAGATGGATCTTGGGAAGAAAGTCAACGTGCCTAAGGACATCATGCTGGAGGAGCTGTCTCTTACCTCAAACCGGGGCTCTCGTCTCTTCAAAATGCGCCAGAGACGCTCAGAAAAATATACTTTTGAGAGCATCCAGAATGAAAACAACCAGCAGCTCAAT AACATAGTGGTTTCTCAGACTGAGAATGGGAGTGCCACGGACAGCCGCAGCGGCGAGAACAACGTGGATGTCGACCAATCGCCTACTGTGCCATCTGACACACCAGATAGAAGCATGGTGCCAAATCCAGACAGCATCGCCCCGG GGTACGGAGGTCCTTTGAAAGACATCCCTCCAGAGAAGTTCAACCGTACAGCTGTACCAAAGTCCTACCACTCACCTTGGGAGCAGGCCATCATCAGTGACCCGGCCTTGGCTGACACACTCAACACCCATATGCCCGAGCCAGAGCCCCAACCTGACCTACCAGGGTACAAAAGTTTCAACAG GGTGGCAACCCCGTTTGGTGGCTTCGGTAAGGCACCCAGACCTGCTTCCATCAAGTCCCTCCAGGTGGAACCCCTCCCTGACTACCCAGAGCTCCAGGGGGACGCGGCGGTCAACCGACCCTCCTTCAACAGATCTGCTCTGGGGTGGGTGTCGGTGGGCGATCCAGTCCCCTTCCCTGCTGTTTCCCTTGAGCCACTACTCATCCCTGAGTCAGAGGACCTTTGA
- the myoz2a gene encoding myozenin-2a isoform X2, producing MSQFSTMTTRERKMQAAAICREVQAQEDTEMDLGKKVNVPKDIMLEELSLTSNRGSRLFKMRQRRSEKYTFESIQNENNQQLNNIVVSQTENGSATDSRSGENNVDVDQSPTVPSDTPDRSMVPNPDSIAPGYGGPLKDIPPEKFNRTAVPKSYHSPWEQAIISDPALADTLNTHMPEPEPQPDLPGYKSFNRVATPFGGFGKAPRPASIKSLQVEPLPDYPELQGDAAVNRPSFNRSALGWVSVGDPVPFPAVSLEPLLIPESEDL from the exons ATACAGAGATGGATCTTGGGAAGAAAGTCAACGTGCCTAAGGACATCATGCTGGAGGAGCTGTCTCTTACCTCAAACCGGGGCTCTCGTCTCTTCAAAATGCGCCAGAGACGCTCAGAAAAATATACTTTTGAGAGCATCCAGAATGAAAACAACCAGCAGCTCAAT AACATAGTGGTTTCTCAGACTGAGAATGGGAGTGCCACGGACAGCCGCAGCGGCGAGAACAACGTGGATGTCGACCAATCGCCTACTGTGCCATCTGACACACCAGATAGAAGCATGGTGCCAAATCCAGACAGCATCGCCCCGG GGTACGGAGGTCCTTTGAAAGACATCCCTCCAGAGAAGTTCAACCGTACAGCTGTACCAAAGTCCTACCACTCACCTTGGGAGCAGGCCATCATCAGTGACCCGGCCTTGGCTGACACACTCAACACCCATATGCCCGAGCCAGAGCCCCAACCTGACCTACCAGGGTACAAAAGTTTCAACAG GGTGGCAACCCCGTTTGGTGGCTTCGGTAAGGCACCCAGACCTGCTTCCATCAAGTCCCTCCAGGTGGAACCCCTCCCTGACTACCCAGAGCTCCAGGGGGACGCGGCGGTCAACCGACCCTCCTTCAACAGATCTGCTCTGGGGTGGGTGTCGGTGGGCGATCCAGTCCCCTTCCCTGCTGTTTCCCTTGAGCCACTACTCATCCCTGAGTCAGAGGACCTTTGA